ATTAAGGAATATGATGATCCCTCCTTTAACTCTGCAGTTTTTGGTAGAAAATGCCATCAAGCACAATCAAACACTCAGATCCAATCCTCTACAAATAAAAATTTATACATTAACCAGCAAAAATCTTGTTGTCTGCAACACTTTGATCCCTCTCATCAATAAAGCCGAATCTTCCAAAGTGGGTATTAAAAACATCATGAACCGGTTTGAATTGCTTGGAGATAAAAAGCCGTTGATCCTTCAAACAGAAAAAGATTTCCTTGCCAAAATACCATTATTATGAAGCTCAATAAGATCTTAATCGTAGAAGATGAAAAGCCTAATGCGGACCGCCTAAAAAGGTTATTGCTGAAATTGCGGCCCCACGCTGAAATTGTATCTGTTGAAGATTCCGTAGCATCAGCAGTACAATGGTTGGAAGAAAATCCGGCTCCTGATATCATTATGATGGATATCCAGCTGGCAGACGGCTTAAGTTTTGAAATTTTCAATCAGACAGAAATTAAATGTCCTGTGATCTTCACCACCGCTTATGATGAATATGCAGTAAAAGCATTTAAATACAACAGCATCGATTATCTTTTAAAACCTGTTGAGGAAGAGGAGCTCGAAACCGCATTAAAGAATTATGAAACCTTTATGGAAACCATTCCATATGTAGGAACTGCTATAGAGGGACTGCTGAACTACATCCAGCCCAAGGATTACAGGAAGCGTTTCCTTTTAGCCCACAGAGACGGTTATAAAACCCTGCTCTCGGAAGATATCCTGTATTTTTTTACCGAACTGGGCGTCAGCAGGGCTGTTGTAAAAAACGGAAACACAGAAATTGTTCCCCAGACCTTAGAGGAACTGGAAAAACAGCTGGATCCTAAAATGTTTTTCAGAGCCAACAGGCAGTTTATCATCAACATAGATTCCGTACAGCATATTTCCAATTACTTTAACGGAAAGCTAAAACTCGACCTGGTCAGGCATCCGGATATTGAAGTCATTGTAAGCAGGGAAAAAGCTTCGGCACTGAAGTCCTGGATGGATTATTAGATCACCTATATGATTTCTACGATAGTGGAAATCTTTTTTTTATCATACAATTTAAAATTCTTCATCCCAAACATTTGTTCGGGGTAATACTCTTTATCATTTCAGTAATAGGAAAAATCTCGTTTTATGCCCTTTTCTTTTCATTTCAGCTATTAAACGCTTCATCCCCGAATAATTACGTTTCACTGAAATTCTCCCTATCAATGCCCTTTTTTTGCGATTATTTTGTAGTCAACAAATAGTAAATCGTATATTATGAATTGTAAAAAAGGTTATTTCGTACTGCTATTGACAGCAGCTGTTTTTCTCCAGTCCTGCAACTCCGGAAAGAGCCAGGAAACAGGTGAGCAAATGTCTGCACTTCCTACCGATTTTATACAGCTGAAATCAGGAAATGCTGATATTTCTTCCGGATATCCGGGAAGTATCGAAGGACAGGATAATGTGGATATCAAAGCCCAGGTCACAGGCTATCTGGAAACGGTATACGTAAAAGAAGGGCAATATGTACAAAAAGGGCAGACGCTTTTCAGGATCAATCCTTCAGTCTATAATGAACAGGTAAATAATAGTGACGCTGCATTAAAAATAGCATTGGCCAACCAGGCGAGTGCCAGACTTGAAGTAGAAAAACTGAAACCATTGGTGGAAGGAAATGTGGTTTCCGATATGCAGCTGAAAACAGCTCAGGCAAGCTACGCAGCAGCAACAGCTCAGGTCGCACAGGCTAAATCTGCATTAGGCTCTTCAAAGATCAATGCCGGATTTGCATATATAAAAGCTCCTGTATCGGGATATATTGGCAGGATCGTCAACAGAACCGGAAATCTGATTACCCCTTCTGATGCCACTCCGCTTACCACACTTTCCGATATCCATACAGTGAATGTCTATTTTGCAATGAACGAAGCCGATTTCCTTCGCTATACCAAAGCCAGAATGGCCTCCGAAGATCAAAACGGAAACGTTGAACTGATCCTTCCGGATGGTTCTACCTATCCATATAAAGGAAAGTTGGAAAATGCCAGTGGAAATTTTGACCGGATGACAGGAAGTATGCAGCTGAAAGCAATATTTCAAAATCCTGATCAACTTCTTCGTGCAGGAGGTACAGCACGGGTAAAGATTCATCAGTATGTGGATGATGTCATTAAATTACCTAAAACAGCTGTAAAGGATATTCAGGACAGATTTTTTGTTTACAAACTGAATGCTCAGAACAAAGTTGTTATGACTCCAATTGAAATCTCAGGAGGAACCATCTCGGATTATTTCGTTTCATCAGGAGTGCAGCCGGGAGATAAAATAGCTATCAACAGGATTGATGTCCTTAACGAAGGAGCATCAGTACTCCCTAAAATCATCCCTTCAAAATAGATTCTAAAAACACAATGTACTCATCCAAAGAAATTAAGACATGCTAAAAAAGATCATAGACCGACCGGTATTGGCCACTGTAATTTCCCTTATTATTGTCATATTGGGAATCATAGGCCTCAGCAAACTTGCGGTAAGCCGGTTTCCGGATATTTCGCCGCCTACCATTATGGTTTCCGGATCTTATCCGGGAGGAAATAGTGAAACCGTTATCCGCTCCGTAGTAACACCTTTAGAAGAGCAGATCAATGGAGTGGAAGATATGCAATATATTAAGTCAAATGCCAGTAATGACGGAACTTTTTCCATTTCAATTATATTCAAACAAGGAGTTAATCCCGATCAGGCTGCCGTAAATGTACAGAACAGAGTGCAGCAGGCAACCCCTATTTTACCTCAGGAAGTTGTGAGAATGGGATTAACCACCTCCAAGCAGCAAAACAGTATGATCATGCTGTTTAACATTTATACTGACGATAATAAAAAGTATGATGAAACCTTTTTACAGAATTATGCCAACATCAATCTTATTCCACAGGTAAAAAGGGTAAAGGGTGTAGGGCAGGCTCAGGTTTTCGGAGCTAAAGATTATTCAATGAGAATCTGGCTGAATCCGCAGAAAATGTCATCTTACGGACTGGAACCTGCTGATATTTCCAATGCTGTAGCTGATCACAGTCTGGAATCTGCTCCCGGTAAACTGGGTGAGGAATCCAATGCTTCCCTTGAATATGTTATCCGGTACAAAGGAAAGAAAAACAAACCTGAACAATTTGAAAACATCGTTGTTAAAAATGACGGAACCAAACTGATCCGCCTTAAAGACGTAGCAAGAGTAGAATTCGGATCAATTTCTTACAGCGGGGATAATCTTTCAAATGGTAAAAATGCCGTGACTGTTGCTATCATGCAGACTACGGGATCCAATGCCAATGAAATTGAAATTGGAATCAACAAATCCATTGAACAGCTCTCCAAATCTTTTCCTCCCGGAATTAAATACTCTAAAGTGATCAGTACCAAAGAAAGATTAGACGAAGCAACGGGACAGGTAAAATCTACGTTGATAGAAGCATTTATTCTGGTGTTTATTGTTGTGTTTATTTTCTTACAGGACTTCAGGTCTACCATTATTCCTGCTATTGCGGTTCCCGTAGCGATTGTCGGAACTTTCTTTTTCCTTCTTGTACTAGGGTTCACGATTAATGTACTGACACTTTTTGCATTGGTTCTGGCCATCGGTATTGTCGTTGATGATGCAATCGTTGTCGTAGAAGCGGTACACAGTAATATGGAAGGAACCAGCCTTACCGGTAAGGAAGCAACACACAAAGCCATGAATGAAATTACCGGAGCTGTTATTTCAATTACCCTGGTTATGTCTGCCGTATTTATTCCGATCGGATTCATGTCGGGTTCAGCAGGATTATTTTATAAACAGTTTGCCTATACGCTGGCTATTGCAATTATTATTTCGGCAGTGAATGCATTAACATTAACACCTGCATTATGTGCCGTTTTTCTTAAAAATAACCATTCCCATGAGGAAAATGGTAAGAAGAAAGGATTTGGAAAGAGATTCGCTACCGCTTTCAATGCCAGCTTTAATAATTTAACGGGCAGATATGTAAAAGGCGTACGCTTTCTGATCAACAGAAAATGGATTGCCGGAGGTCTGATCATAGGGATTATCGGGGGAGCCGCATGGCTGATGACTTCTACGTCCAAAAGTTTTGTGCCTATGGAAGACGACGGACTGTTTATGTATACCTTAAGTATGCCGCCAGGGACAGGATTAACGAAAACAACAGAAGTATCTGATAAAATGAATGCCATGCTGAAAAAACTGGATGCTATTCAGGAAAATACATCTATCACAGGTTATAATTTATTGAGTAACAGCTCAGGGCCGGCCTATGCTATGGGATTTGTAAAATTGAAGCCTAAAAAAGAAAGAGGAGAAACCCAGGATATTGATGAAATCATGGCCATTGTTAACGAGAAGTTTTCAGGCATCAAAGAGGGAAGTGTCATGACATTCAGAATGCCTCCGGTGGAAGGATATGGTATGACCAACGATGCAGAAATTGTACTTCAGGACCGCATGGGGCGTGACCCACAGATTTTAAAGGCTAAAGCTGATGAGCTGATCGGACAGCTGATGCAAAATCCCAACGTAGCTTTTGCCTACACCATGTTCCGGGCAGATTATCCGCAAATGGAGCTGGAAGTGGATGAAGACAAAGCCAAACAGCTAGGTGTAAGCATTTCCAATCTTTTAGGAAGTATACAGACTTATTTTTCAGGAGACCAGTCTCAAAACTTTTCAAGATTCGGGAAATTCTACCGGGTAAATATTAAAGCGGATGGAGTTTTCAGGATGGATGCTGAAGCCTTTAATGATATCTTCGTGAAAAACAACAAAGGTGAAATGGTTCCCGCTAACACCTTGATCACTTTAAAGAAAGTGTATGGCCCTGAATCTGTTGGACGA
The sequence above is drawn from the Chryseobacterium daecheongense genome and encodes:
- a CDS encoding LytTR family DNA-binding domain-containing protein; protein product: MKLNKILIVEDEKPNADRLKRLLLKLRPHAEIVSVEDSVASAVQWLEENPAPDIIMMDIQLADGLSFEIFNQTEIKCPVIFTTAYDEYAVKAFKYNSIDYLLKPVEEEELETALKNYETFMETIPYVGTAIEGLLNYIQPKDYRKRFLLAHRDGYKTLLSEDILYFFTELGVSRAVVKNGNTEIVPQTLEELEKQLDPKMFFRANRQFIINIDSVQHISNYFNGKLKLDLVRHPDIEVIVSREKASALKSWMDY
- a CDS encoding efflux RND transporter periplasmic adaptor subunit, whose amino-acid sequence is MNCKKGYFVLLLTAAVFLQSCNSGKSQETGEQMSALPTDFIQLKSGNADISSGYPGSIEGQDNVDIKAQVTGYLETVYVKEGQYVQKGQTLFRINPSVYNEQVNNSDAALKIALANQASARLEVEKLKPLVEGNVVSDMQLKTAQASYAAATAQVAQAKSALGSSKINAGFAYIKAPVSGYIGRIVNRTGNLITPSDATPLTTLSDIHTVNVYFAMNEADFLRYTKARMASEDQNGNVELILPDGSTYPYKGKLENASGNFDRMTGSMQLKAIFQNPDQLLRAGGTARVKIHQYVDDVIKLPKTAVKDIQDRFFVYKLNAQNKVVMTPIEISGGTISDYFVSSGVQPGDKIAINRIDVLNEGASVLPKIIPSK
- a CDS encoding efflux RND transporter permease subunit; amino-acid sequence: MLKKIIDRPVLATVISLIIVILGIIGLSKLAVSRFPDISPPTIMVSGSYPGGNSETVIRSVVTPLEEQINGVEDMQYIKSNASNDGTFSISIIFKQGVNPDQAAVNVQNRVQQATPILPQEVVRMGLTTSKQQNSMIMLFNIYTDDNKKYDETFLQNYANINLIPQVKRVKGVGQAQVFGAKDYSMRIWLNPQKMSSYGLEPADISNAVADHSLESAPGKLGEESNASLEYVIRYKGKKNKPEQFENIVVKNDGTKLIRLKDVARVEFGSISYSGDNLSNGKNAVTVAIMQTTGSNANEIEIGINKSIEQLSKSFPPGIKYSKVISTKERLDEATGQVKSTLIEAFILVFIVVFIFLQDFRSTIIPAIAVPVAIVGTFFFLLVLGFTINVLTLFALVLAIGIVVDDAIVVVEAVHSNMEGTSLTGKEATHKAMNEITGAVISITLVMSAVFIPIGFMSGSAGLFYKQFAYTLAIAIIISAVNALTLTPALCAVFLKNNHSHEENGKKKGFGKRFATAFNASFNNLTGRYVKGVRFLINRKWIAGGLIIGIIGGAAWLMTSTSKSFVPMEDDGLFMYTLSMPPGTGLTKTTEVSDKMNAMLKKLDAIQENTSITGYNLLSNSSGPAYAMGFVKLKPKKERGETQDIDEIMAIVNEKFSGIKEGSVMTFRMPPVEGYGMTNDAEIVLQDRMGRDPQILKAKADELIGQLMQNPNVAFAYTMFRADYPQMELEVDEDKAKQLGVSISNLLGSIQTYFSGDQSQNFSRFGKFYRVNIKADGVFRMDAEAFNDIFVKNNKGEMVPANTLITLKKVYGPESVGRYNLYNSLNINVTPKPGVSNGALMTSLEKTLDKLPSDYSYEWTGLSLEEKSSGNQTIAIFGLCLLFVYLLLAAQYESYILPLAVMLSIPTGIVGAFLGIKAIGFDNNIYVQVGLIMLIGLLAKNAILIVEFAVQRRKSGMSLLESALEGAKSRLRPIIMTSLAFIVGMIPLMLSSGGMASGNKSISVSAAMGMLSGVVLGVFVIPVLYMFFQYIDEKISAKNPNVSNVSSLNQ